One Agrococcus jenensis genomic region harbors:
- a CDS encoding MerR family transcriptional regulator, with protein MRDGSRDDTQGSTGTTEGGRFEAGLLFTDGLPQETDAVGYRGAIAADAAGITYRQLDYWARTGLVEPTVRPAHGSGSQRLYSFRDILVLKLVKRLLDTGISLQQIRVAIQQLHEAGVRDLTQTTLISDGASVYLCTSSDEVIDLLGRGQGVFGIAVGKVLREVETQLIELEVTPVDDSHVDELAARRARRSRTA; from the coding sequence ATGCGTGACGGCAGCCGGGATGACACCCAGGGCAGCACCGGCACCACCGAGGGCGGCCGCTTCGAGGCAGGCCTGCTGTTCACCGACGGGCTGCCGCAGGAGACCGACGCGGTCGGCTACCGCGGCGCGATCGCCGCCGACGCCGCCGGCATCACCTACCGCCAGCTCGACTACTGGGCGCGCACCGGGCTCGTCGAGCCGACCGTGCGCCCCGCGCACGGCTCCGGCAGCCAGCGCCTCTACTCGTTCCGCGACATCCTCGTGCTGAAGCTCGTCAAGCGCCTGCTCGACACCGGCATCTCGCTGCAGCAGATCCGCGTCGCCATCCAGCAGCTCCACGAGGCCGGCGTCCGCGACCTCACCCAGACCACGCTCATCTCCGACGGCGCGAGCGTCTACCTCTGCACCTCGAGCGACGAGGTCATCGACCTCCTCGGCCGCGGCCAGGGCGTGTTCGGCATCGCCGTCGGCAAGGTGCTGCGCGAGGTCGAGACCCAGCTCATCGAGCTCGAGGTCACCCCGGTCGACGACAGCCACGTCGACGAGCTCGCGGCGCGCCGCGCGCGCCGCAGCCGCACGGCCTGA
- a CDS encoding ParA family protein, with protein sequence MHVLSISSLKGGVGKTTVTLGLASAAFAKGLRTLVVDLDPQSDASTGMDIEIDGRLNVADVLANPKDKIVQQAISPSGWTQGHGGTIDVLIGSPSAINFDGPHPTIKDIWKLETALTTVEDDYDLVLVDCAPSLNALTRTAWAASDRVLVVTEPGLFSVAAADRALRAIEEIRRGLSPRLQPLGIVVNRARPQSLEHQYRIQELKDMFGPLVLETILPERTSMQQAQGAARPLHVWPGEGAQEMALQFDELLQTVLTASGRAGDEAASGRKVPAPTAAVDATAAAELEAAAEADASSTSSPAPDKHQ encoded by the coding sequence GTGCACGTACTCTCGATCAGCTCCCTCAAAGGCGGTGTCGGCAAGACGACCGTGACCCTCGGTCTCGCCTCCGCAGCCTTCGCCAAGGGCCTCCGCACGCTCGTGGTCGACCTCGACCCGCAGTCGGACGCCTCGACCGGCATGGACATCGAGATCGACGGGCGCCTCAACGTCGCCGACGTGCTCGCGAACCCGAAGGACAAGATCGTCCAGCAGGCGATCTCGCCGTCCGGATGGACGCAGGGCCACGGCGGCACGATCGACGTGCTCATCGGCTCGCCGTCCGCGATCAACTTCGACGGCCCGCATCCGACCATCAAGGACATCTGGAAGCTCGAGACGGCGCTCACGACCGTCGAGGACGACTACGACCTCGTGCTCGTCGACTGCGCCCCGTCGCTCAACGCCCTGACGCGCACCGCGTGGGCTGCCTCCGACCGCGTGCTCGTCGTCACCGAGCCCGGCCTGTTCTCGGTCGCGGCCGCCGACCGCGCGCTGCGCGCGATCGAGGAGATCCGCCGCGGCCTGAGCCCGCGCCTGCAGCCGCTCGGCATCGTCGTGAACCGCGCCCGCCCGCAGTCGCTCGAGCACCAGTACCGCATCCAGGAGCTCAAGGACATGTTCGGGCCGCTCGTGCTCGAGACGATCCTCCCCGAGCGCACGTCGATGCAGCAGGCGCAGGGCGCCGCCCGTCCGCTGCACGTCTGGCCGGGCGAGGGTGCCCAGGAGATGGCGCTGCAGTTCGACGAGCTGCTCCAGACCGTGCTCACCGCCTCCGGCCGCGCCGGCGACGAGGCCGCGTCGGGCCGCAAGGTGCCCGCGCCGACCGCAGCGGTCGACGCAACCGCGGCTGCCGAGCTCGAGGCGGCGGCGGAGGCCGACGCCTCGTCGACGAGCTCTCCGGCGCCCGACAAGCACCAGTAG
- a CDS encoding pyruvate carboxylase, which yields MFSKLLVANRGEIAIRAFRAANELGIRTVAVYAHEDRNSLHCQKADEAYQIGEPGRPVRAYLTVSEIIRVAKDAGADAIYPGYGFLSENPELATAAAEAGITFVGPGPTVLAMAGNKVTAKEHAIAAGVPVLASTPATTDLEALVAGADQLGFPVFCKAVAGGGGRGMRLVERREDLRDALEAAMREADSAFGDPTMFIEQAVVRPRHIEVQILADASGETVHLFERDCSVQRRHQKVVELAPAPNLSQEQRDALYRDAVAFARSIGYVNAGTVEFLLDTAGEREGQHVFIEMNPRIQVEHTVTEEITDVDLVASQIRIAAGESLVDLGLTQDQIQMHGAALQCRVTTENPADGFRPDTGRITAYRSPGGAGVRLDGGTINPGTEVSAHFDSMLAKVTCRGRDLDTAIRRAHRAVSEFRIRGVATNIPFLLNLLDSPDFRAGDVSTHFIDEHPELTRINPPKDRASKVLAWLADVTVNQPNGEAVDVINPAIKLPTIDLEAPAPDGERQRLQELGPAGWAKALRERTSLAVTETTFRDAHQSLLATRVRTADLVAVAPHVARMTPQLLSMEAWGGATYDVALRFLGEDPWERLVAIREAMPNIPLQMLLRGRNTVGYTPYPTEVTEAFVEEAAATGIDVFRIFDALNDVDQMRPAIDAVLATGTTVAEVALCYSGDLLDPAEDLYTLDYYLALAERIVDAGAHVLAIKDMAGLLRAGAASKLVAALRERFDLPVHLHTHDTAGGQLATLLAASAAGVDAVDVASAPMAGTTSQPSLSALIAAVAHTDRDTGLSLDAASDLEPYWEAVRRLYKPFESGLPGPTGRVYRHEIPGGQLSNLRQQAIALGLADDFEKIEDWYAAASRILGRPTKVTPSSKVVGDLALQLVAQGVDPDDFERDPRKYDIPDSVIGFMAGELGDLPGGWPEPFRSKVLEGRDVDISITPLTGEQRTRLEAPGADRQDALNELLFAGPTRAFKETRAQFGDLSVVDTIDYLYGMQPGEEHQVGIGRGVTLNVELEAVGQPDDDGIVTVMTVLNGQLRPVYVRDRSVTVDKPRAEKADASVPGQVAAPFAGAVTVKVAQGDTVAAGDPIATIEAMKMEAAITTPVAGTVERMALTGTTPVEAGDLIAVVRPA from the coding sequence ATGTTCTCGAAGCTGCTTGTCGCCAACCGTGGCGAGATCGCGATCCGCGCCTTCCGGGCCGCCAACGAGCTGGGGATCCGCACGGTCGCCGTGTACGCGCACGAGGACCGCAACTCGCTGCACTGCCAGAAGGCCGACGAGGCGTACCAGATCGGCGAGCCCGGCCGCCCGGTGCGCGCCTACCTCACGGTGAGCGAGATCATCCGGGTCGCCAAGGACGCCGGCGCCGACGCCATCTACCCTGGCTACGGCTTCCTGAGCGAGAACCCCGAGCTGGCGACCGCCGCCGCCGAGGCGGGCATCACGTTCGTCGGCCCCGGCCCGACGGTGCTGGCGATGGCCGGCAACAAGGTGACGGCGAAGGAGCACGCGATCGCGGCCGGCGTGCCCGTGCTCGCCTCGACCCCCGCCACCACCGACCTCGAGGCGCTCGTCGCGGGCGCGGACCAGCTCGGCTTCCCCGTCTTCTGCAAGGCGGTCGCCGGCGGCGGCGGCCGCGGGATGCGCCTCGTCGAGCGCCGCGAGGACCTGCGCGACGCGCTCGAGGCCGCCATGCGCGAGGCAGACAGCGCCTTCGGCGACCCGACGATGTTCATCGAGCAGGCCGTCGTGCGCCCCCGCCACATCGAGGTGCAGATCCTCGCCGACGCGTCGGGCGAGACGGTGCACCTGTTCGAGCGCGACTGCTCCGTGCAGCGCCGCCACCAGAAGGTGGTCGAGCTCGCGCCGGCGCCGAACCTCTCGCAGGAGCAGCGCGACGCGCTCTACCGCGACGCGGTCGCCTTCGCGCGCTCGATCGGCTACGTCAACGCCGGCACGGTCGAGTTCCTGCTCGACACCGCGGGCGAGCGCGAGGGCCAGCACGTCTTCATCGAGATGAACCCGCGCATCCAGGTCGAGCACACGGTCACCGAGGAGATCACCGACGTCGACCTCGTCGCGAGCCAGATCCGCATCGCCGCGGGGGAGTCGCTCGTCGACCTCGGCCTCACGCAGGACCAGATCCAGATGCACGGCGCGGCGCTGCAGTGCCGCGTCACGACCGAGAACCCCGCCGACGGCTTCCGCCCCGACACCGGCCGCATCACCGCGTACCGCTCGCCCGGCGGGGCGGGCGTGCGCCTCGACGGCGGCACGATCAACCCCGGCACCGAGGTGAGCGCCCACTTCGACTCGATGCTCGCGAAGGTCACGTGCCGCGGCCGCGACCTCGACACCGCGATCCGCCGCGCCCACCGCGCGGTGAGCGAGTTCCGCATCCGCGGCGTCGCCACGAACATCCCGTTCCTGCTCAACCTGCTCGACAGCCCCGACTTCCGCGCCGGCGACGTGTCGACGCACTTCATCGACGAGCACCCGGAGCTCACGCGCATCAACCCGCCGAAGGACCGGGCGTCGAAGGTGCTCGCCTGGCTCGCCGACGTCACGGTCAACCAGCCGAACGGCGAGGCCGTCGACGTCATCAACCCGGCGATCAAGCTGCCGACGATCGACCTCGAGGCGCCCGCGCCCGACGGCGAGCGCCAGCGCCTGCAGGAGCTCGGCCCGGCCGGCTGGGCGAAGGCGCTCCGCGAGCGCACCTCGCTCGCCGTCACCGAGACCACCTTCCGCGACGCCCACCAGTCGCTGCTCGCGACCCGCGTGCGCACCGCCGACCTCGTCGCGGTCGCGCCGCACGTCGCGCGCATGACGCCGCAGCTGCTGTCGATGGAGGCGTGGGGCGGCGCGACCTACGACGTCGCGCTGCGCTTCCTCGGCGAGGACCCGTGGGAGCGGCTCGTCGCCATCCGCGAGGCGATGCCGAACATCCCGCTGCAGATGCTGCTGCGCGGCCGCAACACCGTCGGCTACACGCCGTACCCGACCGAGGTGACCGAGGCCTTCGTCGAGGAGGCCGCCGCGACCGGCATCGACGTGTTCCGGATCTTCGACGCGCTCAACGACGTCGACCAGATGCGCCCCGCGATCGATGCGGTGCTCGCGACCGGCACGACGGTCGCGGAGGTCGCGCTCTGCTACTCCGGCGACCTGCTCGACCCCGCCGAGGACCTCTACACGCTCGACTACTACCTCGCGCTCGCCGAGCGGATCGTGGACGCCGGCGCGCACGTGCTCGCGATCAAGGACATGGCGGGCCTGCTGCGCGCGGGCGCCGCGTCGAAGCTCGTCGCCGCGCTGCGCGAGCGCTTCGACCTGCCCGTGCACCTCCACACCCACGACACCGCCGGCGGTCAGCTCGCGACCCTGCTCGCCGCCTCCGCCGCGGGCGTCGACGCCGTCGACGTCGCGAGCGCGCCGATGGCGGGCACGACGAGCCAGCCGTCGCTCTCGGCGCTCATCGCCGCGGTCGCGCACACCGACCGCGACACCGGGCTCTCGCTCGACGCCGCGAGCGACCTCGAGCCCTACTGGGAGGCGGTCCGCCGCCTCTACAAGCCGTTCGAGTCGGGCCTGCCCGGCCCCACCGGCCGCGTGTACCGCCACGAGATCCCGGGCGGCCAGCTCTCGAACCTGCGGCAGCAGGCGATCGCGCTCGGCCTCGCCGACGACTTCGAGAAGATCGAGGACTGGTACGCGGCAGCGTCGCGCATCCTCGGCCGCCCGACGAAGGTGACGCCCTCGTCGAAGGTCGTCGGCGACCTCGCGCTGCAGCTCGTCGCGCAGGGCGTGGACCCGGACGACTTCGAGCGCGACCCGCGCAAGTACGACATCCCCGACTCCGTCATCGGCTTCATGGCCGGCGAGCTCGGCGACCTGCCGGGCGGCTGGCCCGAGCCGTTCCGCTCGAAGGTGCTCGAGGGGCGCGACGTCGACATCTCGATCACGCCGCTCACCGGCGAGCAGCGCACCCGCCTCGAGGCCCCCGGCGCCGACCGGCAGGACGCGCTCAACGAGCTGCTCTTCGCCGGCCCCACGCGGGCGTTCAAGGAGACGCGCGCGCAGTTCGGCGACCTCTCGGTCGTCGACACGATCGACTACCTCTACGGCATGCAGCCGGGCGAGGAGCACCAGGTCGGCATCGGCCGCGGCGTGACCCTCAACGTCGAGCTCGAGGCGGTCGGCCAGCCCGACGACGACGGCATCGTCACGGTCATGACGGTGCTCAACGGCCAGCTGCGCCCGGTGTACGTGCGCGACCGCTCGGTCACGGTCGACAAGCCGCGGGCGGAGAAGGCGGATGCGTCGGTGCCCGGCCAGGTCGCGGCTCCGTTCGCGGGCGCGGTGACGGTCAAGGTCGCGCAGGGCGACACGGTCGCCGCGGGCGACCCGATCGCGACGATCGAGGCGATGAAGATGGAGGCCGCGATCACGACCCCCGTCGCCGGCACGGTCGAGCGGATGGCGCTCACCGGCACGACGCCCGTCGAGGCCGGCGACCTCATCGCGGTGGTGCGCCCGGCATGA
- a CDS encoding peptide deformylase — protein MSVRDIRVFGDPVLRERAAAVDPSAPATAALVQDLLDTVQVPGRAGVAANQIGVAKAAFSYNVDGEVGYVLNPRIVEVRGEPVLVDEGCLSVPELGFPTPRHPFCRVEGVDLDGAEVVLEGEGLMAQMLQHEVAHLDGKLYLQALEKPMRSVAMAEVRKAPWY, from the coding sequence ATGAGCGTCCGCGACATCCGCGTATTCGGCGACCCGGTGCTGCGCGAGCGCGCCGCGGCCGTCGACCCGTCGGCGCCCGCGACCGCCGCGCTCGTGCAGGACCTGCTCGACACCGTGCAGGTGCCCGGTCGCGCGGGCGTCGCCGCCAACCAGATCGGCGTCGCGAAGGCCGCCTTCTCCTACAACGTCGACGGCGAGGTCGGCTACGTGCTGAACCCCCGCATCGTCGAGGTGCGCGGCGAGCCGGTGCTCGTCGACGAGGGATGCCTGTCGGTGCCGGAGCTGGGCTTCCCCACCCCGCGGCACCCGTTCTGCCGCGTGGAGGGCGTCGACCTCGACGGCGCGGAGGTGGTGCTCGAGGGCGAGGGGCTCATGGCGCAGATGCTGCAGCACGAGGTGGCCCACCTCGACGGCAAGCTGTACCTGCAGGCGCTCGAGAAGCCGATGCGCTCGGTCGCGATGGCCGAGGTGCGCAAGGCTCCCTGGTACTAG
- a CDS encoding class I SAM-dependent methyltransferase: MIVPATAHGTAAVADHYDELDAVYRSLWGEHVHHGLWTTGRERPAEAVEAMVDAVGERLRLQPGAACVDIGCGYGGTARRLAATRGVRVVGFTLSGEQARHAATIPVADVDVRVRDWLDNGLPDASADAAWAIESSEHMADKQGFFDEAHRVLRPGGRLVVCAWLAETGARGWKVRHLLEPICSEGRLPSMGTREEYAAMARTAGFEVVGYDDVSRRVARTWTICTGRMLRAVVVDPEMRRLARTARNRVFALSLPRLMLAYRTGAMRYGIFTLEKPA; this comes from the coding sequence ATGATCGTCCCCGCCACCGCGCACGGCACCGCGGCGGTCGCCGACCACTACGACGAGCTCGACGCGGTCTACCGCAGCCTGTGGGGCGAGCACGTGCACCACGGGCTGTGGACGACCGGTCGTGAGCGGCCTGCCGAGGCGGTCGAGGCGATGGTCGACGCGGTCGGCGAGCGGCTGCGGCTGCAGCCGGGCGCGGCGTGCGTCGACATCGGCTGCGGCTACGGCGGCACCGCGCGCCGGCTCGCGGCGACGCGGGGGGTCCGGGTCGTCGGGTTCACGCTCTCGGGCGAGCAGGCGAGGCACGCAGCCACGATCCCCGTCGCCGACGTCGACGTCCGGGTCCGCGACTGGCTCGACAACGGCCTCCCCGACGCCTCGGCCGACGCCGCGTGGGCGATCGAGTCGAGCGAGCACATGGCCGACAAGCAGGGCTTCTTCGACGAGGCGCACCGCGTGCTGCGGCCCGGCGGCCGCCTCGTCGTCTGCGCGTGGCTCGCGGAGACGGGCGCGCGCGGCTGGAAGGTGCGCCACCTGCTCGAGCCCATCTGCAGCGAGGGCCGGCTGCCCTCGATGGGCACGCGCGAGGAGTACGCCGCCATGGCGCGCACCGCGGGCTTCGAGGTGGTCGGCTACGACGACGTCAGCCGCCGCGTCGCCCGCACCTGGACGATCTGCACGGGCCGGATGCTGCGCGCGGTCGTCGTGGACCCCGAGATGCGCCGGCTCGCGCGCACCGCGCGCAACCGCGTCTTCGCGCTGTCGCTCCCCCGGCTCATGCTCGCGTACCGCACCGGCGCGATGCGCTACGGCATCTTCACGCTCGAGAAGCCGGCCTAG
- a CDS encoding AMP-dependent synthetase/ligase, with protein MPPVVAADPEANVTDLLEETLLNHPDAPLFAVPEGEGWRDIPTREFHRQVIALAKGFVAAGVQPGDFVGFMCKVRYEFSLVDFALWYAGARMVPVYETSAPSQIQWILSDGGATRVILEDADLVSRFDEAHGDLPAITDVWRIDRGDLDRLVERGVDVPDDEIERRRSMARGSDLATLIYTSGSTGRPKGVMLTHANFVELCRNARVVMADVVGPGTSTLLFVTQAHVFARFISVLAIAASVRVGHQSDTKKLLASLGSFKPTFFLAVPRVFEKVYNASEQKAEAGGKGKIFLRAAEVAVEHSKALDAGHVPLGLKLQFALFDRLVLNKLRTAMGGQVRYAVSGSAPLSTFLAHFYRSLGIRILEGYGLTETTAPLTVNVPDRFKIGTVGPALPGNGVKIAEDGEVLGKGVAVFDGYWHNEQATKDAFTEDGWFHTGDIGSLDADGYLTITGRKKELLVTAAGKNVAPNTLEDPIRSNTIIGQPVVVGDQKPFIAALITLDGEMLATWLENHGHDRTMSLEQAAAHPAVVEEVRSAIQKANTLVSRAESVRKFAILPVEFIEANGHLTPKMSIKRQNIMDDFKAQIDDMYASNSTAHDVGA; from the coding sequence ATGCCGCCGGTCGTCGCCGCTGACCCGGAGGCGAACGTCACCGACCTGCTCGAGGAGACGCTCCTGAACCACCCGGACGCGCCGCTCTTCGCGGTGCCGGAGGGCGAGGGCTGGCGCGACATCCCGACGCGCGAGTTCCACCGCCAGGTCATCGCCCTCGCGAAGGGCTTCGTGGCCGCGGGCGTGCAGCCCGGCGACTTCGTCGGCTTCATGTGCAAGGTGCGCTACGAGTTCTCGCTCGTCGACTTCGCGCTCTGGTACGCCGGCGCGCGCATGGTGCCCGTCTACGAGACGTCCGCGCCCTCGCAGATCCAGTGGATCCTCTCCGACGGCGGCGCGACCCGCGTCATCCTCGAGGACGCCGACCTCGTCTCGCGCTTCGACGAGGCGCACGGCGACCTGCCGGCCATCACCGACGTGTGGCGCATCGACCGCGGCGACCTCGACCGGCTCGTCGAGCGCGGCGTCGACGTGCCCGACGACGAGATCGAGCGGCGCCGCTCGATGGCCCGCGGCAGCGACCTCGCGACGCTCATCTACACGTCGGGCTCGACCGGCCGCCCCAAGGGCGTCATGCTCACGCACGCGAACTTCGTCGAGCTGTGCCGCAACGCGCGCGTCGTGATGGCGGATGTCGTGGGCCCGGGCACGTCGACCCTCCTGTTCGTGACGCAGGCGCACGTCTTCGCCCGCTTCATCTCGGTGCTCGCGATCGCCGCGAGCGTGCGCGTCGGGCACCAGTCCGACACGAAGAAGCTGCTCGCCTCGCTCGGCTCGTTCAAGCCCACCTTCTTCCTCGCCGTGCCGCGCGTGTTCGAGAAGGTCTACAACGCGAGCGAGCAGAAGGCCGAGGCCGGCGGCAAGGGCAAGATCTTCCTCCGCGCGGCCGAGGTCGCGGTCGAGCACTCGAAGGCGCTCGACGCCGGCCACGTGCCGCTCGGCCTCAAGCTGCAGTTCGCGCTCTTCGACCGGCTCGTGCTCAACAAGCTCCGCACCGCCATGGGCGGGCAGGTGCGCTACGCCGTCTCCGGCTCCGCACCGCTGTCGACGTTCCTCGCGCACTTCTACCGCTCCCTCGGCATCCGCATCCTCGAGGGCTACGGCCTGACCGAGACGACCGCGCCGCTCACCGTGAACGTGCCCGACCGCTTCAAGATCGGCACCGTCGGACCGGCGCTGCCCGGCAACGGCGTCAAGATCGCCGAGGACGGCGAGGTGCTCGGCAAGGGCGTCGCCGTGTTCGACGGCTACTGGCACAACGAGCAGGCGACGAAGGATGCGTTCACCGAGGACGGCTGGTTCCACACCGGCGACATCGGCTCGCTCGACGCCGACGGCTACCTGACGATCACGGGTCGCAAGAAGGAGCTGCTCGTCACCGCGGCGGGCAAGAACGTCGCGCCGAACACGCTCGAGGACCCGATCCGCTCGAACACGATCATCGGGCAGCCGGTCGTGGTCGGCGACCAGAAGCCGTTCATCGCCGCCCTCATCACGCTCGACGGCGAGATGCTCGCGACCTGGCTCGAGAACCACGGGCACGACCGCACGATGTCGCTCGAGCAGGCGGCCGCGCACCCCGCGGTCGTCGAGGAGGTGCGCAGCGCCATCCAGAAGGCGAACACGCTCGTCTCGCGCGCCGAGTCGGTGCGGAAGTTCGCGATCCTGCCGGTCGAGTTCATCGAGGCCAACGGCCACCTGACGCCGAAGATGTCGATCAAGCGGCAGAACATCATGGACGACTTCAAGGCGCAGATCGACGACATGTACGCGTCGAACTCGACCGCGCACGACGTCGGCGCGTGA
- a CDS encoding lysophospholipid acyltransferase family protein, with translation MFYWLLRHWVVGPFMTRVFRPWVVGLDNIPEHGGAIIAGNHLSVIDSFLMPLVIDRRVWFLAKSDYFNGPGLKGKLVRWFFLAVGQLPMDRSGGEKSSQSLNAALQQLQDGGLIGIYPEGTRSPDGKLYRGRTGVARMVLDARVPVVPCVMVDTEKIMPIGRKLPKVGRIGIIFGEPLDFSRYYNLEGDRFVLRSITDEIMVALNRISDQEYVDVYASSVKSRVEAERSALAAKRGR, from the coding sequence ATGTTCTACTGGCTGCTGCGGCACTGGGTGGTTGGGCCGTTCATGACGCGCGTCTTCCGGCCGTGGGTGGTCGGCCTCGACAACATCCCCGAGCACGGCGGCGCGATCATCGCCGGCAACCACCTCTCGGTCATCGACTCCTTCCTCATGCCGCTCGTCATCGACCGCCGCGTCTGGTTCCTCGCGAAGTCCGACTACTTCAACGGCCCGGGCCTCAAGGGCAAGCTCGTGCGCTGGTTCTTCCTCGCGGTCGGGCAGCTGCCGATGGACCGCTCGGGCGGCGAGAAGAGCTCGCAGAGCCTCAACGCCGCGCTCCAGCAGCTGCAGGACGGCGGCCTCATCGGCATCTACCCCGAGGGCACGCGCAGCCCCGACGGCAAGCTGTACCGCGGCCGCACCGGCGTCGCGCGCATGGTGCTCGACGCGCGCGTCCCGGTCGTGCCGTGCGTCATGGTCGACACCGAGAAGATCATGCCCATCGGCCGCAAGCTGCCGAAGGTCGGCCGCATCGGCATCATCTTCGGCGAGCCGCTCGACTTCTCGCGCTACTACAACCTCGAGGGCGACCGCTTCGTGCTGCGCTCCATCACCGACGAGATCATGGTGGCGCTCAACCGCATCTCCGACCAGGAGTACGTCGACGTGTACGCGTCGAGCGTGAAGTCGCGCGTCGAGGCCGAGCGCAGCGCGCTCGCCGCGAAGCGCGGGCGATGA
- a CDS encoding class II 3-deoxy-7-phosphoheptulonate synthase — protein MTDTIAITDPDERRSLEHGLDAYRALPIKQQPAWPDEDAVEHVRRELRSAPPLVFAGEVDMLRERLAAAAQGHAFLLQGGDCAETFAGATADNIRNRVKTILQMAVVLTYGSAMPVIKMGRMAGQFAKPRSSDAETRGDLTLPAYRGDIVNGFDFTLESRTADPQRILRGYHMAASTLNLVRAFTQGGFADLRQVHSWNKGFAQNPSFARYEALAGEIDRAVRFMEAAGANFDELRGVEFFTGHEGLLMDYERPLTRIDSRTGLAYNTSSHFQWIGERTREIDGAHVDFFSRVRNPIGVKLGPSTTPADMEALVDKLDPEREPGRITFITRMGAGRIRDALPPLLEASKSLESTPLWVTDPMHGNGITTKNGYKSRRFDDVVDEVRGFFEAHRAVGTFPGGIHVELTGDDVTECLGGAEEIDELALETRYESLCDPRLNHMQSLELAFLVAEELRAAQRP, from the coding sequence ATGACCGACACCATCGCGATCACCGACCCGGACGAGCGACGCTCCCTCGAGCACGGCCTCGACGCGTATCGCGCGCTGCCGATCAAGCAGCAGCCCGCGTGGCCGGACGAGGATGCGGTCGAGCACGTGCGCCGCGAGCTGCGCAGCGCGCCGCCGCTCGTCTTCGCCGGCGAGGTCGACATGCTGCGCGAGCGGCTCGCCGCCGCGGCCCAGGGGCACGCCTTCCTGCTGCAGGGCGGCGACTGCGCCGAGACCTTCGCGGGCGCGACGGCCGACAACATCCGCAACCGGGTCAAGACGATCCTGCAGATGGCGGTGGTGCTCACCTACGGCTCGGCGATGCCGGTCATCAAGATGGGCCGCATGGCGGGCCAGTTCGCGAAGCCGCGATCGAGCGATGCCGAGACCCGCGGCGACCTCACGCTGCCCGCGTACCGCGGCGACATCGTCAACGGCTTCGACTTCACGCTCGAGTCGCGCACCGCCGACCCGCAGCGCATCCTGCGCGGCTACCACATGGCCGCGTCGACCCTCAACCTCGTGCGCGCCTTCACGCAGGGTGGCTTCGCCGACCTGCGCCAGGTGCACTCGTGGAACAAGGGCTTCGCGCAGAACCCGTCGTTCGCGCGCTACGAGGCGCTCGCCGGCGAGATCGACCGCGCCGTGCGCTTCATGGAGGCCGCCGGCGCGAACTTCGACGAGCTGCGGGGCGTGGAGTTCTTCACCGGCCACGAGGGCCTGCTGATGGACTACGAGCGCCCGCTCACGCGCATCGACTCGCGCACCGGCCTCGCCTACAACACCTCGAGCCACTTCCAGTGGATCGGCGAGCGCACCCGCGAGATCGACGGCGCGCACGTCGACTTCTTCTCGCGCGTGCGGAACCCGATCGGCGTGAAGCTGGGGCCCTCGACGACGCCCGCCGACATGGAGGCGCTCGTCGACAAGCTCGACCCCGAGCGCGAGCCCGGCCGCATCACGTTCATCACCCGGATGGGCGCCGGTCGCATCCGCGACGCGCTGCCGCCGCTGCTCGAGGCCTCGAAGTCGCTCGAGTCGACGCCACTGTGGGTCACCGACCCCATGCACGGCAACGGCATCACGACGAAGAACGGCTACAAGTCGCGCCGCTTCGACGACGTGGTCGACGAGGTGCGCGGCTTCTTCGAGGCGCACCGCGCGGTGGGCACGTTCCCGGGCGGCATCCACGTGGAGCTCACGGGCGACGACGTCACCGAGTGCCTCGGCGGCGCGGAGGAGATCGACGAGCTCGCGCTCGAGACGCGCTACGAGTCGCTCTGCGACCCGCGGCTCAACCACATGCAGTCGCTCGAGCTCGCGTTCCTGGTGGCCGAG